A region of Petrotoga miotherma DSM 10691 DNA encodes the following proteins:
- a CDS encoding glycosyltransferase family 4 protein, translating to MNILLINNYFPPEIGAASHLYYYLAKELQKRGHDVYYLTGIPRYNVDKETYEEYKKRGKVFIENEEGIKLIRVKLPYIERHKFIRRGIEHFEIAYKMFHYTKSIFKGLRIDVSLVYSPPLTLYWTAKKLRVKGHIPFILNVQDLFPQEAIDSNIIKNSFIIKFFKNMEFRAYETADLITVSSQKNKEFVEEVCKETKKVVIVEHWIDENEITPGPKENAFSNKFNFHNKFVVSFAGTLGKLQDIRIILNSAKLLEDYKEIVFLIVGDGIKKEESEKIAEKMKLKNVIFVPLQPKNIYPQILNSSDISLATLEKEVETPTIPSKILSIMSAGIPIIASMNLNGDAPKLIEKANAGYAVPAGDYKSMSKKILLLFKNKELKEELGKNGRKYIEEHLSVKTAADKYEKLFQEVIKTRKLRHF from the coding sequence ATGAACATATTATTAATTAATAATTACTTTCCTCCAGAAATTGGAGCAGCCTCTCATTTATATTATTATCTTGCGAAAGAGCTACAAAAAAGGGGGCATGATGTCTATTATTTAACCGGAATTCCTCGTTATAATGTTGATAAAGAAACGTATGAAGAATATAAAAAACGGGGGAAAGTTTTTATAGAGAATGAAGAAGGGATAAAATTAATAAGGGTTAAACTACCTTATATAGAAAGGCACAAATTTATTAGAAGAGGAATTGAACACTTTGAGATAGCTTATAAAATGTTTCATTATACAAAAAGTATATTCAAAGGCCTAAGAATAGATGTTTCCCTAGTTTACTCCCCCCCTTTAACTCTTTATTGGACAGCAAAAAAACTAAGGGTAAAGGGGCATATTCCTTTCATATTGAATGTTCAAGATTTATTCCCTCAAGAAGCCATTGATTCAAATATTATTAAAAATAGTTTCATTATAAAATTCTTTAAGAACATGGAATTCAGGGCGTATGAAACAGCTGATTTAATCACAGTTTCTTCTCAAAAAAATAAAGAATTTGTCGAAGAAGTTTGTAAAGAAACAAAAAAAGTTGTAATTGTGGAACATTGGATAGATGAAAATGAAATAACCCCAGGGCCCAAAGAAAATGCATTTTCTAACAAATTTAATTTTCATAATAAATTTGTTGTATCCTTTGCAGGGACTTTAGGAAAATTGCAGGACATTAGAATAATTCTAAATTCTGCAAAACTATTAGAAGATTATAAAGAAATAGTTTTTCTAATTGTTGGTGATGGGATAAAAAAAGAAGAGAGCGAAAAAATAGCTGAGAAAATGAAATTAAAAAATGTTATTTTTGTTCCATTACAACCAAAAAATATTTACCCGCAAATTTTAAATTCTTCTGACATTTCATTGGCTACTTTAGAGAAAGAAGTGGAAACACCTACAATTCCTTCAAAAATTCTGAGCATAATGTCTGCAGGGATACCTATAATTGCTTCTATGAACTTAAACGGGGATGCTCCAAAATTAATTGAAAAGGCTAATGCGGGTTATGCCGTTCCTGCAGGAGATTACAAATCAATGTCCAAAAAAATACTTCTTTTGTTCAAAAACAAAGAGCTCAAAGAAGAGTTAGGGAAAAATGGCAGAAAATACATTGAAGAACATTTAAGCGTTAAAACTGCGGCGGATAAATATGAAAAACTTTTTCAGGAAGTAATTAAAACAAGGAAATTAAGGCATTTTTGA